One part of the Caproiciproducens sp. CPB-2 genome encodes these proteins:
- a CDS encoding FGGY-family carbohydrate kinase: MKQKKYVVGVDCGTTSSKSFVFDLEGNCLGSGQIMNPLTYPAVGRVECDGEELIKVLHETTRLAIKNSGVDPEEIAGVSFDMFRCTMVTRDRDGGFTTPIIIWQDLRSAEMLPKMKEQLAAAGMTPGDLYDMCGMPLGGVNPSGKLQWVKEKKPEAYQNAVRIHTMMGLLTKAYGADDYYDDINDTPWLQLNGPDFKYSEKLCKVFGVDIDKLAPLKTTGTIIGKVSPEIAEKTGLAVGTPLVMGTGDQQAGCLGCGCVKEGTGYACGGTAGITAGKSTRLLRDPAKKCYILGTPDGAWVMEGQANAAGSAFKWFKGEFCDVESMTAKYLGLEAYDFLTKAAQKSSPGANGCFFLPYLQGANTPNYNADARGTYIGMTFAHTRNDLVRATMEGICFDIRDMLEAMVKGNVPNFDVVRLTGGVARSGFWCQMQADIYNRPCETVAVEEATGLGCAMVAAVGVGIYQDFEEAAAHMVKVTKRYEPNPKNVPIYEDAYQTWRKVYQALNGEAYSAVTAFQEKYR, encoded by the coding sequence TTGAAACAGAAAAAGTATGTGGTTGGAGTGGACTGTGGAACAACAAGCAGCAAATCGTTTGTCTTTGACCTGGAAGGGAACTGCCTCGGTTCTGGACAGATCATGAACCCGCTGACGTACCCCGCGGTCGGACGGGTGGAGTGCGACGGAGAGGAACTGATTAAGGTCCTGCATGAGACGACCCGCCTCGCTATTAAGAACAGCGGGGTGGACCCGGAGGAAATTGCCGGGGTAAGCTTCGACATGTTCCGCTGCACTATGGTGACTCGCGATCGGGACGGCGGGTTTACCACGCCGATTATTATCTGGCAGGATCTGCGCAGCGCCGAAATGCTCCCGAAAATGAAGGAGCAGCTTGCGGCGGCGGGAATGACGCCGGGTGACCTTTACGACATGTGCGGAATGCCGCTGGGCGGCGTCAACCCATCCGGAAAATTGCAGTGGGTAAAGGAAAAGAAACCCGAGGCGTATCAGAATGCCGTCAGAATCCACACTATGATGGGACTTTTGACCAAAGCCTACGGCGCCGACGACTACTACGACGATATCAACGACACGCCGTGGCTTCAGCTGAACGGGCCGGATTTCAAGTACAGCGAAAAGCTGTGCAAGGTATTCGGGGTGGATATCGACAAGCTGGCTCCTCTGAAAACGACGGGAACGATCATCGGAAAAGTATCTCCCGAAATCGCGGAAAAGACCGGGCTTGCGGTCGGGACTCCACTGGTCATGGGTACGGGCGACCAGCAGGCGGGATGCCTCGGCTGCGGCTGTGTCAAGGAAGGCACGGGCTATGCCTGCGGCGGTACGGCGGGCATTACGGCCGGAAAATCCACCAGGCTGCTGAGGGACCCGGCGAAGAAATGCTACATATTGGGAACGCCCGACGGAGCATGGGTCATGGAAGGGCAGGCGAATGCCGCGGGCAGCGCCTTTAAGTGGTTCAAGGGAGAATTCTGCGATGTGGAAAGCATGACCGCGAAGTACTTGGGGCTGGAGGCATATGACTTTCTGACGAAAGCGGCCCAGAAGTCCAGCCCGGGTGCGAACGGATGTTTTTTCCTTCCCTATCTGCAGGGGGCGAACACGCCTAATTACAACGCGGATGCGCGCGGCACTTACATAGGGATGACCTTCGCCCACACGAGGAACGATCTTGTCCGCGCGACGATGGAGGGAATCTGCTTCGATATCCGCGATATGCTTGAAGCAATGGTAAAAGGAAATGTTCCCAATTTTGATGTTGTCCGGCTGACCGGAGGAGTCGCCAGGTCCGGTTTCTGGTGCCAGATGCAGGCCGATATTTACAACAGACCCTGTGAAACCGTGGCGGTGGAGGAAGCCACGGGACTTGGGTGTGCCATGGTCGCTGCCGTCGGCGTCGGAATCTATCAGGACTTTGAGGAAGCCGCCGCGCACATGGTTAAGGTCACAAAACGCTATGAACCGAATCCCAAAAATGTTCCCATTTATGAAGATGCTTACCAGACCTGGAGAAAAGTGTATCAGGCGCTCAACGGGGAAGCCTATTCCGCTGTTACGGCGTTCCAGGAGAAATACCGCTGA
- a CDS encoding sugar-binding transcriptional regulator has protein sequence MKSEVYNQSVCIMDSVAYLYYIEKRTLAEISQDLGISKPTVSRLLKRAVEEGVVEFKISKPFADCIDLEKKIMSRYDLKSVIVVPVLEPEKLLNPEETKKRVALEGARYVQRIVTDDDILGLTWGGTMYHLIQYLNPCRKVNAKVITMHGSIADCDEKLAVNNLVRRAAMAFGGKNVSICANGLADSREHCRQIQDDTKFQKIFSLLKYINISVSGVGVFYPSVDSLLASSGYLKPHEMKELIEQKVCCDFSLRFINRDGQECESSLKDRTLSIGLDTYRQIPCKIVVASGSKKAHAIRALLKGNLVDVLVIDYYLASALYAL, from the coding sequence ATGAAAAGCGAAGTGTACAATCAGTCTGTTTGCATTATGGATTCTGTCGCGTATCTGTACTACATTGAAAAAAGGACTCTTGCAGAAATTTCGCAGGATTTAGGCATTTCCAAGCCTACCGTCTCGCGGCTTCTGAAGAGAGCGGTAGAGGAAGGCGTTGTCGAATTCAAAATTTCCAAGCCGTTTGCGGACTGCATTGATCTGGAAAAGAAGATTATGAGCCGCTATGATCTGAAATCGGTGATTGTCGTCCCGGTATTGGAGCCGGAAAAGCTGCTGAATCCCGAAGAGACCAAGAAAAGGGTTGCGCTGGAAGGGGCCCGCTATGTACAGCGGATCGTTACGGACGACGATATCCTCGGTTTGACCTGGGGTGGTACGATGTATCATCTGATCCAGTATCTGAACCCCTGCCGGAAGGTGAACGCCAAAGTCATCACGATGCACGGCAGCATTGCCGACTGTGACGAAAAGCTGGCGGTCAACAACCTTGTACGGCGCGCCGCCATGGCTTTCGGCGGAAAAAATGTGTCGATCTGCGCGAACGGCCTTGCTGACAGCAGGGAACACTGCCGTCAGATTCAGGATGACACGAAATTCCAGAAAATATTTTCCCTGCTGAAATACATCAATATTTCCGTAAGCGGGGTCGGGGTGTTTTATCCCAGCGTGGATTCCCTGCTGGCTTCCTCCGGCTATCTGAAGCCCCATGAAATGAAGGAGCTGATCGAGCAGAAGGTGTGCTGCGATTTCTCCCTCCGTTTCATTAACAGGGACGGCCAGGAGTGCGAAAGCAGCCTGAAGGACCGGACCCTTTCCATCGGACTCGATACATACAGGCAGATTCCCTGCAAAATCGTGGTGGCCTCCGGCAGCAAAAAGGCGCATGCCATCCGCGCTCTGCTGAAAGGAAATCTGGTCGACGTCCTTGTTATTGACTATTATCTTGCAAGTGCCCTGTACGCGCTTTGA
- a CDS encoding RuBisCO large subunit C-terminal-like domain-containing protein, which produces MYIDPIIIQYPEGLEKDRFVIATYYCGTKRNTNMMKFAAALACEQTCGTWIQVPQETAEVREKCIGRVVGVYEAPSYQIELPKEVEERNFIVRIAYPWANFGEAHFAMMLSAVIGNISSSGKVKLIDLEFPDSFLNQFQGPKFGVKGIRDLLGVYDRPLLNNMIKPCTGLSPEATAALAFESAVGGVDVIKDDELISNPVHCPLVKRVKAVMAALKRADEEKGEKTLYAFNITDRTENLKDNAYKALEAGANCLMVNYNTIGLDATRMLAEDKDINVPILGHSDYTGALYESPWSGVSAGLIGAKLPRLAGVDMIIALTPYGKFPMMMDTFVDSGYRMLSPLGNIKPVFPMPGGGTTQGHVEDVVKKFGNDVMIASGAGIHGHPMGPRAGAIAFRQAIDAAVSGQNMLEAAKQHKELQAAFDAWGYYQEGKTGIFDLKG; this is translated from the coding sequence GTGTATATCGATCCTATTATCATTCAATACCCGGAAGGGCTGGAAAAAGACCGTTTCGTCATCGCAACCTATTACTGCGGAACCAAACGGAACACGAATATGATGAAGTTCGCCGCTGCTCTGGCGTGCGAGCAGACCTGCGGAACCTGGATCCAGGTACCCCAGGAAACCGCCGAGGTGCGTGAGAAATGCATCGGCAGAGTCGTCGGCGTTTATGAAGCGCCTTCCTACCAGATCGAGCTTCCGAAGGAAGTTGAGGAAAGAAACTTTATCGTCCGTATCGCCTATCCGTGGGCCAACTTCGGCGAAGCGCATTTCGCGATGATGCTGAGCGCCGTGATCGGCAATATCTCCAGTTCCGGCAAGGTCAAGCTGATCGATCTGGAATTCCCGGATTCCTTCCTGAACCAGTTCCAGGGCCCGAAGTTCGGCGTCAAGGGCATCCGCGACCTCCTCGGCGTTTACGACCGCCCGCTGCTGAACAACATGATCAAGCCCTGCACGGGCCTTTCGCCGGAAGCGACGGCCGCGCTGGCTTTTGAATCCGCCGTCGGCGGCGTGGACGTCATCAAGGACGACGAACTGATCTCCAACCCGGTCCACTGTCCGCTGGTGAAAAGAGTTAAGGCGGTCATGGCCGCTCTGAAACGCGCGGACGAGGAGAAGGGCGAAAAGACGCTCTATGCCTTTAACATAACAGACAGGACGGAGAACCTGAAGGACAACGCTTACAAAGCGCTGGAAGCGGGAGCCAACTGCCTGATGGTGAACTACAACACGATCGGTCTGGACGCGACGAGAATGCTCGCGGAGGACAAGGATATCAACGTTCCGATTCTGGGACACTCGGATTATACGGGAGCGCTGTACGAGTCCCCGTGGTCGGGCGTGAGCGCGGGCCTGATCGGCGCGAAGCTGCCGAGGCTGGCCGGTGTGGATATGATCATCGCCCTGACGCCTTACGGCAAGTTCCCGATGATGATGGATACGTTTGTGGACAGCGGATACCGGATGCTGTCCCCTCTGGGCAACATCAAGCCGGTGTTCCCGATGCCGGGCGGCGGCACGACGCAGGGTCACGTGGAAGACGTCGTCAAGAAGTTCGGCAACGACGTGATGATCGCGAGCGGCGCGGGCATTCACGGCCATCCGATGGGGCCGAGGGCCGGGGCAATCGCCTTCCGTCAGGCCATCGACGCCGCTGTTTCCGGGCAGAACATGCTGGAAGCGGCAAAGCAGCATAAGGAGCTGCAGGCGGCGTTTGACGCGTGGGGCTACTATCAGGAAGGCAAGACCGGCATCTTTGATCTGAAGGGCTGA
- a CDS encoding NAD(P)/FAD-dependent oxidoreductase, protein MYDVVIIGAGVTGCCIARELSRYQLNACVVEKGDDVASGTSKANSGVIHSGFDAKPGSLMAKLNVEGNALLWKLAEELDFPVKKNGALVVATDEEEVKHLELLLDQARQNGVPGVRILSREEVMNMEPNLTDKTVAALYAPTGGVIDPFNLAIAMGENANVNGVEFRFETEVLQIRKKNGKYELETNHGTIETKCVVNAAGVYADKFHNMVSEEKIHITARKGEYLLFDKTVGDLFTASVFPVPGKMGKGILIAPTVHGNLYVGPTANDVEDKESTNTTQDILQVLTEKAKANHLSKRVIPMNKVITSFAGLRAHQDKHDFIVQEVPDAEYFFDAAGIESPGLTSSPAIGVMMAKMVSEKLKLKEKTGFVSARKGVLKPEKLTDEERNELIKKNPAYGNIICRCEMITEGEIVDAIHRPLGAKSMDSIKRRTRAGMGRCQAGFCTPRTMEILSRELRIDMTEITKKGGGSRLVVGKTKEL, encoded by the coding sequence ATGTATGATGTTGTAATCATCGGCGCCGGGGTTACCGGGTGCTGTATTGCAAGGGAATTATCACGGTATCAGCTGAACGCGTGTGTGGTGGAAAAGGGCGATGATGTCGCTTCCGGCACTTCAAAAGCGAACAGCGGAGTCATTCATTCGGGGTTTGACGCGAAGCCTGGGTCGCTGATGGCGAAATTAAATGTGGAAGGCAACGCTCTTCTCTGGAAACTGGCGGAAGAACTGGATTTTCCGGTGAAAAAGAACGGCGCTCTGGTGGTTGCCACCGACGAGGAGGAAGTAAAGCATCTGGAACTTCTGCTCGATCAGGCCCGTCAAAACGGGGTTCCGGGCGTACGGATCCTTTCCCGTGAGGAAGTCATGAACATGGAACCCAACCTTACGGATAAAACGGTGGCGGCTCTTTACGCACCCACGGGCGGAGTGATCGACCCGTTCAACCTTGCCATTGCCATGGGGGAAAACGCCAACGTGAACGGGGTGGAGTTCCGGTTTGAGACGGAAGTCCTGCAGATCCGTAAAAAGAACGGAAAATACGAGCTGGAAACCAATCACGGAACCATTGAGACGAAATGCGTCGTCAATGCAGCCGGTGTTTATGCGGATAAATTCCACAACATGGTGAGCGAAGAAAAAATACATATTACCGCGCGCAAAGGAGAATATCTGCTGTTTGACAAAACGGTGGGGGACCTTTTCACCGCTTCCGTTTTCCCGGTTCCGGGAAAAATGGGAAAGGGGATTCTCATTGCGCCCACTGTCCATGGAAATTTATATGTCGGCCCCACCGCCAACGACGTGGAGGATAAGGAATCAACCAATACCACGCAGGATATCCTGCAGGTTCTGACGGAAAAGGCAAAGGCCAATCATCTGTCAAAACGGGTGATTCCCATGAATAAGGTGATTACCTCTTTCGCGGGCCTGCGTGCGCATCAGGACAAACATGATTTTATTGTGCAGGAGGTTCCGGACGCCGAGTACTTCTTCGACGCCGCGGGAATCGAATCCCCCGGACTGACCAGTTCGCCCGCGATCGGGGTGATGATGGCGAAGATGGTTTCGGAAAAACTGAAGCTGAAAGAAAAAACTGGTTTTGTTTCTGCCAGAAAAGGGGTTTTAAAGCCCGAAAAACTCACGGATGAGGAAAGAAACGAACTGATTAAGAAAAATCCGGCGTACGGCAATATCATCTGCCGTTGTGAAATGATTACCGAAGGGGAAATTGTGGACGCGATTCACCGGCCTTTGGGGGCAAAATCCATGGACAGTATCAAAAGAAGAACCCGCGCGGGCATGGGCAGGTGTCAGGCCGGCTTCTGCACGCCCAGAACGATGGAGATCCTTTCCAGGGAACTGCGGATCGATATGACCGAAATCACCAAAAAGGGCGGCGGTTCCCGGCTCGTTGTCGGCAAAACCAAAGAACTGTAA
- a CDS encoding NAD(P)/FAD-dependent oxidoreductase, producing the protein MKSYEIVIIGGGPAGLAAALAAKESGVGSILILERDRELGGILNQCIHNGFGLHTFKEELTGPEYAYRFIEKVLEQKIEYKLNTMVMDITQSKIVTYMNRTEGMVHIQAKAIILAMGCRERPRGALNIPGFRPAGIFSAGTAQRLVNMEGYMPGREVVILGSGDIGLIMARRMTLEGAHVKVVAEIMPYSGGLKRNIVQCLDDFGIPLRLSHTIVDIRGVERVEGVTIAQVDEHMKPVPGTEEDYDCDTILLSVGLIPENELSNKINVQMNAVTSGPVVNESLETNVEGVFACGNVLHVHDLVDYVSEEAALAGKNAAKYVLGKFSGQENSAHTITLEAVDGVRYTVPKTVNIGRMEDTVKVRFRVGNVFKDSYVSVYYDDERVLHRKKIIMAPGEMEDITLDRKKLLGYPDLKKITVKIEKE; encoded by the coding sequence ATGAAGTCATATGAAATTGTTATTATCGGCGGGGGACCCGCCGGGCTTGCGGCGGCTTTGGCGGCGAAGGAATCGGGCGTCGGCAGCATCCTGATTCTCGAAAGGGACAGGGAACTCGGCGGGATTCTGAACCAGTGCATCCACAACGGCTTCGGACTGCATACCTTCAAGGAGGAGCTGACCGGACCGGAATATGCCTATCGGTTTATTGAGAAGGTTCTTGAACAGAAGATAGAGTATAAGCTGAATACCATGGTCATGGATATTACGCAGTCCAAAATCGTCACCTATATGAACAGGACGGAGGGCATGGTACATATTCAGGCAAAAGCGATCATATTGGCGATGGGCTGCCGGGAAAGGCCCAGAGGGGCGCTGAACATCCCCGGCTTCCGGCCGGCCGGCATTTTCTCCGCGGGCACCGCCCAGCGGCTTGTCAATATGGAGGGCTATATGCCCGGCCGGGAGGTCGTTATTTTGGGTTCGGGGGACATCGGCCTGATTATGGCGCGCAGAATGACGCTGGAGGGTGCCCATGTCAAGGTGGTCGCCGAAATTATGCCGTATTCGGGCGGACTCAAGCGGAACATCGTGCAGTGCCTCGACGATTTCGGGATCCCTCTCCGGTTAAGCCATACCATTGTGGATATCCGGGGGGTTGAACGTGTGGAAGGGGTCACCATCGCGCAGGTGGATGAGCACATGAAGCCTGTTCCGGGAACCGAGGAGGATTACGACTGTGATACCATCCTGCTTTCCGTGGGCCTGATCCCGGAAAACGAGCTGTCGAACAAGATAAACGTTCAGATGAACGCCGTCACCAGCGGGCCGGTCGTCAACGAAAGCCTTGAAACCAATGTCGAGGGGGTATTCGCCTGCGGGAACGTCCTTCATGTGCACGATCTGGTGGATTATGTTTCCGAAGAAGCCGCTCTGGCGGGAAAGAACGCCGCAAAATACGTGCTCGGAAAATTCAGCGGTCAGGAAAATTCCGCACATACCATTACGCTGGAAGCGGTTGACGGGGTCCGCTACACCGTGCCGAAAACCGTGAATATCGGCCGGATGGAGGACACGGTCAAGGTGCGTTTCCGTGTCGGGAATGTCTTTAAGGACAGCTATGTCAGCGTTTACTATGACGATGAGCGGGTGCTGCACCGCAAAAAAATCATTATGGCCCCCGGGGAAATGGAGGATATCACCCTCGACAGGAAAAAGCTGCTGGGATATCCCGATTTGAAGAAAATTACCGTTAAGATCGAAAAGGAGTAA
- a CDS encoding DUF1667 domain-containing protein has protein sequence MEKRELICIGCPLGCMITVDMQDGKVVKVTGNTCPRGEKYAVKEVTCPTRIVTSSVRVSGGDIHVLSVKTREAVPKEKIFDCANALKTVKVAAPVRIGDIILKDAAGTGIPFVATKNVKFRSSL, from the coding sequence ATGGAGAAGAGAGAACTGATCTGTATCGGCTGCCCGCTCGGCTGCATGATTACCGTAGATATGCAGGACGGTAAAGTGGTGAAGGTGACCGGGAATACCTGCCCGCGCGGAGAAAAGTACGCTGTAAAAGAAGTTACATGTCCCACAAGGATCGTAACCTCTTCGGTAAGGGTCTCCGGCGGGGATATTCATGTGTTGTCCGTGAAAACAAGGGAAGCGGTTCCCAAAGAAAAAATATTTGACTGTGCAAATGCTCTGAAAACCGTCAAGGTGGCCGCTCCGGTCAGAATCGGAGACATCATCTTAAAGGACGCGGCGGGAACGGGGATTCCTTTTGTGGCCACCAAAAATGTGAAATTCCGAAGCTCCCTCTGA
- a CDS encoding FGGY-family carbohydrate kinase, protein MAKYLIGLDSGTTGLRSKIYDLSGNVIAQGYREYDCVYYKPGWIDQDINMMVEAMYDSLAEVVAKGKKAGVDPNEIASIGLSTQRILHMYVDQDGNVMRNGMGISWQDSRCEAEAKWMSEFGDEYTQITGLPVGTAWGSGKVKWVLNNERETYERASKILTTQEYFLYKLGARDGWFQDWSNASYFGLLDVQTMEFSDPLLKRFGISKDKLPSLVGSGWQVGTIDKYASERTGLPVGMPVCTGGGDQQCAGIGAGVIREGLCEVTFGTSGVSLAALDTPKHDPNKKVSLSAAAFPEKAWESEGLQMAAASSYRWFRDTVGQVCKMIEPITQTSPYQILDRHAEKAPVGSNGVIFQPYLAGSNCPNYDGTARGAFLGLSFKSDFASLARSVLEGVTLEARSVLEAFYSFIDIDEIILSGGATNSKLWCQIQADVYNRPATMLREGECTVMGAAILGGVGAGVFKSVQEGVDTMVKKVSTYEPNPKTVPQYNELYDLFKTAYSSLAQGDFYKKLNNFTENH, encoded by the coding sequence ATGGCAAAGTATTTGATTGGTCTGGACAGCGGGACAACGGGACTCAGGAGCAAAATTTATGATTTGAGCGGGAACGTAATTGCGCAGGGATACCGCGAGTATGACTGCGTTTACTACAAGCCCGGATGGATCGACCAGGACATCAACATGATGGTCGAGGCGATGTACGACTCGCTGGCGGAGGTTGTGGCAAAGGGGAAAAAGGCCGGTGTGGATCCCAATGAAATCGCGTCCATCGGCTTATCCACCCAGCGTATCCTGCATATGTACGTCGATCAGGACGGCAATGTCATGCGCAACGGCATGGGGATTTCCTGGCAGGATTCCCGCTGCGAGGCCGAAGCGAAATGGATGAGTGAATTCGGCGACGAATACACTCAGATCACGGGCCTTCCCGTGGGTACCGCCTGGGGAAGCGGCAAAGTAAAATGGGTTTTGAATAATGAGCGGGAGACCTATGAGAGGGCCTCCAAAATTCTGACCACGCAGGAATATTTCCTGTATAAGCTCGGTGCGAGGGACGGCTGGTTCCAGGATTGGTCGAACGCCTCTTATTTCGGACTGCTCGATGTGCAGACCATGGAATTCAGCGATCCGCTCCTGAAACGGTTTGGCATCAGCAAGGATAAGCTGCCCAGCCTGGTCGGTTCCGGCTGGCAGGTGGGAACGATCGACAAATACGCGAGCGAGCGCACCGGGCTGCCGGTCGGCATGCCGGTCTGTACCGGCGGCGGCGACCAGCAGTGTGCCGGAATCGGCGCGGGCGTTATACGCGAGGGCCTGTGCGAGGTGACCTTCGGAACCTCCGGAGTCAGTCTGGCCGCTCTCGACACACCTAAACACGATCCCAATAAGAAGGTTTCCCTTTCGGCCGCCGCTTTCCCGGAAAAGGCGTGGGAGTCCGAAGGACTGCAGATGGCGGCCGCCAGCAGCTACCGTTGGTTCCGCGACACCGTCGGGCAGGTATGCAAGATGATCGAACCGATTACGCAGACCAGCCCTTACCAGATTCTCGACAGGCATGCGGAAAAGGCGCCTGTCGGCAGCAACGGCGTCATCTTCCAGCCGTATCTGGCCGGGTCCAACTGCCCGAACTACGACGGCACGGCCCGCGGCGCTTTCCTCGGGCTCAGCTTCAAGAGCGATTTTGCGTCTCTGGCGCGCTCGGTGCTGGAAGGCGTAACTCTGGAAGCCAGAAGTGTTCTGGAAGCGTTCTATTCCTTTATTGATATCGACGAAATCATCCTGAGCGGCGGCGCGACCAATTCCAAGTTGTGGTGCCAGATTCAGGCGGACGTTTACAACCGTCCCGCAACGATGCTCAGGGAAGGCGAATGCACGGTCATGGGTGCGGCCATTTTGGGCGGCGTAGGCGCCGGCGTGTTCAAGAGCGTGCAGGAAGGCGTGGACACGATGGTCAAGAAGGTAAGCACCTACGAGCCGAATCCGAAGACGGTACCGCAGTATAACGAACTGTACGATTTATTCAAGACCGCCTACAGCTCGCTTGCGCAGGGAGATTTCTATAAAAAACTGAACAATTTTACTGAAAATCATTAA
- a CDS encoding iron-containing alcohol dehydrogenase has translation MLNRLMPPVFKYDVGNMKDLNERIKRWSDYDQIPKIELEDVIVGRDAIERLPEALQSLNVRAGRRVLAVMDETVILRKGEKLKEQVQALLTRAGYAVEKLVLKGDEYGVVHADAKQVETVQSRLDKTCAVISVGSGTVTDIAKHACFLYQNENDCERIPLISFMTANTVPAYTSRSSIISKDGVKRTWPSRTPNIVLMDVQTLMDCPLHYTVGGVGDLFPVFDAFADWYLADCMGTATVLDACWRIVDDIKDLLIPYMEEVANRTSAGMEVLGKCLLVTGLTMTFAQDSVPVSGYEHVISHLLDMTADYDKRKTGVHGQQVGESVLLALINMEKLVARLDKELADGGIDIGNCYPSEEEMQKKVLDTFRPIDPTGKMGRECWNDYSQKLKKWNDNRPKFEAFLKEWPEHRAVLKELLPHTALACARALNKAEHPLLFGELDAPVTEERFRWAMRFANLMRKRFTSADLTYFLGWYDMDWENDIISRYYEIVRTVRAENSSAAR, from the coding sequence ATGTTAAACCGGTTAATGCCTCCCGTATTCAAGTACGACGTTGGCAATATGAAGGATTTGAATGAACGGATTAAACGCTGGTCGGATTACGATCAGATTCCCAAAATAGAACTGGAGGACGTGATCGTCGGCAGGGACGCCATCGAGCGGCTTCCCGAGGCGCTGCAGTCCCTGAATGTCCGGGCCGGGCGCAGGGTGCTCGCGGTCATGGACGAGACGGTCATTCTCCGCAAAGGCGAAAAGCTGAAGGAGCAGGTGCAGGCGCTGCTGACCCGGGCGGGTTACGCCGTGGAAAAGCTCGTCCTCAAGGGAGACGAGTACGGGGTCGTTCACGCGGACGCAAAGCAGGTGGAAACGGTTCAGTCCCGTCTGGACAAAACCTGCGCGGTCATTTCCGTCGGATCAGGAACCGTTACGGATATTGCAAAGCACGCATGCTTCCTCTATCAGAATGAAAACGATTGCGAACGCATCCCGCTGATTTCCTTTATGACGGCCAATACGGTACCTGCCTACACGTCCCGTTCCTCCATTATTTCCAAGGACGGCGTCAAGCGGACATGGCCTTCCCGTACGCCGAATATTGTCCTGATGGACGTGCAGACCCTGATGGACTGCCCGCTGCACTATACGGTGGGGGGAGTAGGCGACCTTTTCCCGGTGTTCGACGCTTTCGCGGACTGGTATCTGGCCGACTGCATGGGCACCGCAACGGTATTAGACGCCTGCTGGCGCATTGTGGACGACATCAAGGACCTTTTGATCCCGTATATGGAAGAAGTGGCCAACCGGACTTCCGCCGGAATGGAAGTGCTGGGGAAATGCCTGCTGGTGACCGGGCTCACCATGACGTTTGCGCAGGACTCCGTGCCGGTTTCCGGCTATGAGCATGTCATCAGCCATCTGCTGGACATGACTGCGGATTACGACAAAAGAAAGACGGGGGTGCACGGTCAGCAGGTGGGTGAATCGGTGCTCCTTGCTCTGATCAATATGGAAAAGCTCGTCGCCCGCCTTGACAAGGAGCTGGCGGACGGCGGAATCGATATCGGCAATTGCTATCCTTCGGAGGAAGAAATGCAGAAAAAGGTTCTGGATACGTTCCGGCCGATCGACCCCACGGGGAAAATGGGCCGCGAATGCTGGAACGATTACAGCCAGAAGCTGAAAAAATGGAACGATAACCGTCCGAAGTTCGAAGCGTTCCTGAAGGAGTGGCCCGAACACCGCGCCGTCCTCAAAGAACTTCTTCCGCACACGGCGCTTGCCTGCGCGCGGGCGCTGAACAAAGCGGAGCATCCTCTGCTGTTCGGCGAGCTGGACGCCCCTGTCACGGAAGAGCGCTTCCGCTGGGCCATGCGCTTCGCCAATCTGATGCGCAAGCGGTTTACTTCCGCCGATTTGACCTATTTCCTGGGGTGGTATGATATGGATTGGGAAAATGACATTATCAGCCGATATTATGAAATAGTGAGAACCGTGCGCGCTGAGAATTCATCAGCGGCCCGCTAA